The Flavobacteriales bacterium genome includes a window with the following:
- a CDS encoding aminoglycoside phosphotransferase family protein: MITNWDERVIRECEFFEGKRIEIYPIYLDDPIHKCFLVRSDKNYKVRLSKKQYSRTVQAELDAIRLLEKHVEWTPTVYYSNVSNANRKLLVYEFIEGTSLDKIEISGQQFDSDSICKQLSRILNQIHQIPGDYFGEFDGTHFASWEHYLGFKFENHLNKSLELNLLDLYDLKLIESRISRHCDYFAQVTPTFLHFDVKPANIVLSDGGTVTLIDFELSRFGDPAMEYSKMLTDFGTTSNVKDKILGKLASDWFNNLSKEPINFSEIVMLYQLYNQLAYYTTSLLKHHTPRPKLIPLIKQQIQSIRDSENLFVHR; this comes from the coding sequence ATGATTACTAATTGGGACGAACGCGTTATTCGGGAATGTGAGTTTTTCGAAGGTAAACGAATAGAAATCTATCCTATTTATCTTGATGACCCAATACATAAGTGCTTCTTGGTCCGGTCTGATAAAAACTACAAAGTTCGATTATCAAAGAAGCAATACTCTCGGACCGTGCAGGCAGAATTAGATGCAATAAGACTGTTAGAGAAGCATGTTGAGTGGACACCTACTGTTTACTATTCTAACGTAAGCAATGCAAACAGAAAATTACTAGTTTATGAGTTCATTGAAGGCACCAGTCTAGACAAGATTGAAATCTCTGGACAGCAATTCGATAGCGATTCGATATGCAAACAGTTATCTCGAATCCTTAACCAAATTCACCAGATACCAGGAGATTATTTCGGGGAATTTGATGGTACGCATTTTGCCTCTTGGGAGCATTATCTTGGGTTTAAATTCGAAAATCACCTTAACAAATCGCTGGAATTAAACCTGTTGGATTTATACGACCTTAAACTGATTGAAAGTAGGATTTCTCGACATTGCGATTACTTCGCTCAAGTAACACCCACCTTCTTGCATTTTGACGTTAAACCCGCGAATATTGTGCTATCTGACGGGGGAACCGTGACACTTATTGATTTCGAACTTTCGAGATTTGGAGACCCTGCCATGGAGTATTCCAAAATGTTGACTGACTTTGGAACCACGTCTAACGTTAAAGATAAAATACTTGGAAAGTTGGCTTCAGACTGGTTCAATAATCTAAGTAAGGAACCAATAAATTTTAGCGAAATAGTGATGCTTTATCAACTCTACAATCAATTAGCGTATTATACAACAAGCCTACTTAAACACCATACACCACGTCCTAAACTCATACCATTAATTAAACAGCAAATACAAAGCATTAGGGATTCGGAAAACTTGTTCGTCCATCGGTAA